The window ATATCGATACCTAAAATAAACCTCTGTTGATGCTACATCCCCAAGGCCACACAAAGCTTAGAGATGATTGTGACAGTTTGTAATCTCTTTCTTGAATTTCTTCGATAGGTTTCTTTCCTATTGAGAAAAACGATATGAGCATTGCTTAAATTTATCAAGAATTTGTTTGTCTGTTGGTTTTGTCCATGCCTGTTGAACCACAATTCCTAGTCTGGCTCTTTAGTCCATGCGTTTTTAAAATGAAACCTGGAGTGTTTATGAtggaaaaacaatttatgaactACCAAATAAATGAGATTATGATAAGAAGTCTTAATAATGAGGTTAAGGAGCTCTACATTCTGATAGTGAGATTGCCAAGAATTAGTACACAATGCTCTATCCAGACGTTCTTGGACCCAAACAGGAGTCCCTCTACCCCTTTCCCAAGTGAATGGATAACTCATCAAAGAAATATCAATCAGGTTGTAGTCTTCTACAATATTTCTGAAACCTTGTAACAAGGACAAAAGATGAGGATTATCTACCCTTTTATCTTCCAACTGAAGCAAATCATTAAAATCTCTAATGCATACCCAAGAAAGATTAGATCTTATACTAAGAGTTCTTATGAGATTCCATGATTCCCTACACCTATGTCAATCTTATAACCCATAAAAACTTGTTAATCTCCATCAAAAAGAGTTTGTACCCACCACTTCTAAATCCATATGGTTCCCAgagtatcaaattaatataacaacCCTGGACTCTTTCAAAACACAACCAAACCAACCCCCTTCTTAATTTGTCAATTGCAAAACATTGATCAAACTTCATTTCCCCtctaataaattcaattctACTACTATCAACTCTAgtcattgaaagaaaaataacatctaGTTTTTAGACAACACTAGCTTTTTAAGAGCTTGAACTACATGAGAGGTGTCAAGTCCTCAACAGTTTTAGCGTAAACAATTCATGGCTCATGGAAAACTTGGTCATCAGGTCCTGCCATTACTCTATGTCCATTAGATGTGCCCACAATCTCTATTGATGAGAAGTTGGCCCAGCAAAAGTAGTCTCATTTACAAAGTTCATTGGACTTGTATTTCCATGTCTTAAGctcagttttcttttttcttttttctaccaTCCAATAGCTGAAGGCCCAACTCTTCTAGCCCAAATAGCTTCTCCTGAACAACCTTAGCCCTTCCTTCTTTGCTATTAATGTCAGTTGTAATAGATGTAACCGAAATGCCTCGTGGAATTATGGAATTAAATGGCGTGCTTAATTGTTGGCCTGTGACAAATGTAACAGTTGTTAAGCCCTTCTCCTCCACCACATTATTGTCCCTTAACCACCTACCATTGTCCTCTCCCGTTAGCCTCCTTGTAACCGCCTTTAGCCATTCTCCCCACTCCTTGCAAACCTCACCATCTTGACTTAAGTATCGGAGAGTCCTCTATATACAAAATGGACTTTTTTTGTAGGATTACTTGGGGGAGAAAGATCTAGTCCACTTACTTAAAACGTGTTATAATCATCCGCTAAGACTCAAGACTTTTGAAGATGAACCTACGCTTCGTTACCTTTATTAATTTGTAGTTTACaagatttttagtttctttattATATGATGTTTATAATTCTAAACCTATTTATTAAATTGACATGTGAAACATCAAAAACTAAGTACTGAAGTTGAGaatttttagtaaaaatcatcaagtatataattatttatacgAAAATTAAAACTTTCTCAATAAGAaagatattagaaaaattagttttaaaaaggaaatattattaatgctatatatccatataaattatattaaaaaacactaaaatatgaaaatatcctaagtttcttttagaaaaaaacaattctcttTAATTATCTCGAGATCGTACTAGTCCCATGTTTTCATCACACTATAAagtcataaattttataattagcaTAAGATTTTCAACAATACTTTTTCAACAAGAGTATAAACTGTTAACTTAATTTCTTGATTATGCCAATTATTGACATAATTTGGAACTAGTTTGACATTGTTCTAATTCAAAATGCAGTCAAgttcaaaataatctaattgtTATCTCAACACTACTCCTTTTTATCGAATACATATTTTTATGGGATATAAGTCGCTACAATTctttgtatattaaaattatcatctgAAATTGCTGTCCTGAAAGTCGACGATCAAAGTATGAGGATTGGAACTAAATTTTACAACTTTTAAGGTCAACTCATGTTTATGAAATGAtgaattaatttcttgaatgcTACTGCACTATTCAATCTATGAGTTTATGCCTTCATGCTGCAGCTTCCTATTCAGAAATTTCCACGCTCTAAAGAAGGAATTTAGAACCTGTGTTTGGCATCGCTACAGCCTAGGCGGCTAAGTGCTATGGTTGGCTCAATTGCACATACAATTGGCCAACATTTCTTATAGCACTTGGCTCTAATTGGCAGCTCCCCactaaatttatcaaaactttTCTTATAGCACTTGGGAAGCTCCCCACTAAACTTATCAAGTCCACTTCCATGATAGGACATGATAGGAGGTCCAGAGatggtttgtttttgtggttcaaatcatgttttataattttataattttttttatttaaaattattatttttttagtgttttttaagtgtttaaataggttggtattaaaaataattattaaaaaaattatttttatgtatttttaactaaaaaaatattttaaaaaataatcactattatacttttaaatatttgttagaGTCCTGAAATAGAGGTCCACCATCTTAATGGGATTTAGTGAGCTTATCAATTAATTCCTACTAGTGAGACATTTTGAAGTTTCAGAAAGTCTAGACCTAACTTGGAACCTTGTGGAGGACTAGAGGTTCAGCAGCCTTGGATGGCGGCGTGATACCATCGACTGATTATTCAATAATTGTAgacttaattttgtttttaaatgaatattcGATGGTGAACTTTCTCAACTATTTTTGAAGGGTCCTTCGATATTAAGACTTATCGTCGTTTTATGGGCCAGGAATTTATCCTTCCATACTTGGACAAGATAAAATGTCTTCTCCAAAAAAGCTATAccttttgtgttttgtttacAGGAGGgcatcttgaaattttaactTGAACTGATTTGGTAGGTTaattcaacaatttaaaaattaaatttaattaagtttattaaaatattaattggtATAACAATCCGGTCAGACTCGATCGATCCAAAATTATGCATTCTAAATTCTATTTAGAGACGGTAATGAGTATTCAAAAGTTGGGTTTTAGTATTATTGATACTCATACccaaaattaaaactattatcTATATTGGATCTATTATCCAGATGAATTTGGATTATAGATACCAAAACCAATCCAATTAGATTCGCGTATTCATTTAAGTATCCATTACTCAAGAATATAGTTTcttataaacataaatatatatatattatacaaagAAATTCCGGATCAAGTATAAGTTGGGTTTTGAATCGGGTAAAGTAGCATCGACAATCCATTAAAAACCTGATTTTATGCGTTCAAGTTTTGCCCGAAATATAGTATTCATAGAATATTCAACCCATTCTGATTGGTTTTAATGGGTACCCATCTGGTTCGGGAGCCTCAGTCTtccaatgaaaaaagaaagtgcAAACAAGTTGTAAGAGCATCTATGTGTTTGGGCATAAATGAAGCTGTCATTCTATTTCAAGGGCTTTACTTAATTACATGTTCAAAGTTCAAACATTCATTGAGCCTAGTCTTTCTTGTCTCTCGGGCTAGGCTTTAACAGCAGAGGGCTCAAGGCCCCATCTCTCtcaatcccatttttattttcGTTAAATTGTGATAGCAAATTCTGCAGGAAGATGAAGGAATTCTCAGGCTTGGATACTGTGGCATTACTTGATAAGCTGTATATCCTACCAGAAAGGCAGAAAGGGGAAGAAATGGAAAATGAACAGGATTATTATATAGCCAAAAATGGAAATTAACACTAGCTTGAAGTCGCTCACTTTCTGTTAGAACATCATTATCTCCCTCTTCTTTTCTGTACATCCACAGGTCACTGATTAGTTAGTGAGATGAGACCCTTATGTGTAGCCCATTTGGTGCTTCAACTCTTGGAAATTTCATTAGTGTGTCCCCTCCAACCTCTTCCCATCTGCAAGCAAAAACCAGCCAATTAAGGTCATCTTTGTTTGCTGCTAAAGAATGTGATTTTGTATCTTGTGGGTTCTTGTAGTTACCTGTATCGAGTTACGAAATAATGAAGGAAAGTTGAGATTTCAGCTATTCCTAGCTCCTTCCCTGGACACTGCCTAGCACCTCCTCCAAAAATGAAGAGATAGTTTTGAGACTCCAGACTTTTGTCCTGCATTTGGCAAACATTACTGAAGGAAGTCGCGTTTTTTCAGAGAGAAGTAGTGCGCACTTTATCAACAACAAACGACTTACCAGCCATCTCCATGGATTGAAGGATAATGGTTCAGGATATATATGTGGATCATAGTTTATCTCTCTTGTGTAAACATAGATCCTCCATCCTTTTGGGATCACAAATCCTGAgtgaaaacaacagaaagaaaagcaaataattaaCAAATGTGGGGCCTCAAGTTTCTTGCTTGATGAACATGATTTTGGGTCAGCAAGAGAATGGGCTGGCTGGATTGGCTTTGGCATGTAGATCACAATAGCTGAAAGGCCCACAAGAGGAGATGATCCTATTCTCATGGCATGCTTTACATCAACAAAGTTGCTGCAAAAAGGCTTCCTGGGCCCACATAGACAAAGCATTAGACTTTTTGATACTTACCATTCAGTTCCATTTCTCGAGTAGTCTTCCTCAAAACCCCATTTACTATCGTCGCCATTCTTGAGGTCTCAAGAATCACCTGCATGAGATAAAACAACAGAACAAGTGATCGAGTTAAGCTCAGTAAGCAGACAATAATCGACCACTATAATCTCTACTTACGGCACGAGTAAAACGCATCGGTTTAAGATCATTCAAATCAATTGGGTCCTcaggccttttcttttctcttactGCCAAATGCTCTTTCTGCATAAAGATGAAGTATGAAGTCGATAACACAGGAATGTGACAAAATGTATCAACACTAAACAGTGGGTCTAGGCTTACTCTTAGCTCTTGAAGGACTGTTGGGTGATCATGCAAATACTTGACTGCCATCATTGAAGTAGTCGAAACCGTTTCGTAGCCAGAGTACAGAATTGTGATTATCTGATCAATTATTTCTTCATCtgttaatttgtatttattttcttgagttCTCATCAGTTTACCAAGCATGTCCTGGTGCGATAAGCTTGACGCCCTCCTCTCTTGTATTACCTTCCTAATCATGCTTATGATCTTTTTTCTCGCCTGCGTAACGTGGTGAAACATTCAATACAGGAAGAAaagcttgaataaaaaaactgacaTAGAAGTGTTCATATtctttattaaatcaattaccTGGACTCCACGCGTATAATTAGTGCCAGGAAGGTCAATCGGCAATGACAAAGTGCCTAAAACCAGCTTGAAAAACTCAGGCATGAATGCTTGAGATATTGAGCTAGAATCAATGCCAGCAATTTGTTTGAGTGCAGAAAGAAGGGCCATCTGCATAAAATAATGGTTACAAATGCACATTATCGATACGGGGAAACTTGGATCAAGTCCTGATATGTTGCGTAATGGCAGGTACCTCTTTAGTCATTTGTTGAATGTCAATAATTTTGGAATCCCAATCGCTGAGGTGGGTTCTCATGAACTCATCAATTGTTGGCAAAAGTTGTTCTCTGATCATGGTGGGGCTGATGAGGGATAACAATGCCCCTCTCATGTACTTGTGAGTGGAGCCATGAACTGCTGCAATGTTGCAATTGCCTAAGATATCCAACATGGACTGAGGGTAACCAGGAACAAGGCCTTTTGCCTCATTCATTAGTATGTACCTGTTGAGCTCTGGATCCATGGAAACAATGGTAGGACACCCCagaatgtgggatttgaaaaaaCTCCCATACCTGCAGTTTTACGAGAGAAGGTtaatcaaaaacaaacaaaaaaccatCTTATCTTAGAAGTACACTGAAGATAGATAGATTTCAAGGATGTGATGTCTAGTGGTTAGTATTATTACAAACCAAGTTAAATTTACAAGAAAACCCTCACGCAACTGTTCCAGGCTTCATAGGTATCTTTTGTGGGTTAGCAGGGACCAATCCCCACCCAAAAGGAAAACGAAGGTACAAGTCcttgttcttttgttttgattgaaatggaaaaagaaaaaaaggaagataaCTTTAGAAGCAATTGTCAGCTAACCATAAACAAGCAGGGATGCAAACAAAAGAGGTGAACAGcttcaaccaagaaaaaatcaCTTGAAAGTAATATATCAACAGTTGACACACCAAATGAACTAGAGCTAGGAACAGAACTCCTTCCGACATCAGcaagaaacaacaacaacaacatcatcGATCAACATATCGAATTGAAAGTCATGCAAACAATCATCACCTTGCGCTCTGATTTTTCATGAAGTTCGGGCCTTGCTTTAGAAACTCAGTGGTCTCTCCAAAGATTGGCCATCCCATGGTGCCTGGAGGCAACCCTTTCTTCCTATATCTCACCTCATTCCACCTCAACAAAGCAGAGGAGATACCGAACAAAAAGAGAACTACCACAAGAACCACGAAGAAAACAGCCATTGGTgtttcaaagaagaaaaaacagctCCAACCCCTCTTCACAAAGAGCTGTTAATGGTATGGAAATGCTCCAATTTGAGCCAGCCAAGAGGAATGCATAagcacacacatatatataggaCTTTGAACTAAGCATGtgaaaagagagagatagaATAGCCACTTAGGCCAAACCATGCACCCTACTAGTAAGGGACCCTACTCTCTAATACCACAGGTAATAAAGACCCTTCACAGGAAATTAAAATGACAACAATATTTTAACTGAGCCAACTACTTGACTCAAAAAAGGACTTGGAACACCGTTCTTCAAGAATCGAGGCATGAATGCCTGTATTATCAGaagtttcattttaaaaaatatggacaTTTTGTGGATGGGGAGACTTCTTTATGATGGGGTGTTGGTGTTTTCGAGAAATCATTGGAGCACACTATATATTGGATATATTGAAGTAGTATAAAAACTAGCTTAGCTAGAGAGGAAAGGGCCTCACTGCTGAGTTAAAAGGGGGCCGGGGGATATATAGAGGCACATGCACACCGCCCCATTGGCCCCAAAAGAAAAGCCATTGCCCCTCACATGTCTGTCAACACGATCTGCATAAAAtggaattacaattacaaaagcACTGAAAGACAGGCTCTTGGAAACAACGTGaataagagaagagagagagtatGTGAGTTTGTGTTCGTGTGGTTTTTTTGGTTCCACTCACTGCAAGACTCAAACGTGGACTGCTCCTCCTAGCACGTTGAAGTTGTGTGCAGAAACACCATCAAACTGTACAGCTGACTTTATTGGACAACATTATCTATTAGAGATATAATAAGTTTGTAATGATCCAAGTAGCTATTTACTCACTCTGTGTATATGGCTTGTAGTTTTTCGTTGGTTATTTGTGATATTAATTttgttcataaatatatttaatttattaataaaatattatttatttttaatattcatttaatattttattaataaatataatatttagttaatgaatttgaagtaaagataaTGTTCTtgggacaaaaatattttacaaagaaaattataaagttgttataattataggatTCCTATTGCGTTAAAGTATTGTTCCTAAATGTCTCTGATCAATGCTCTATTAAGACTGAATTTTTATTAGAGCTGATGTTATTtcctttataaaaagaaatagttgTTCTCTTAAACTGAGATATGAGAGAtatctagaactaatatgtagttTCTTGTCAGATGACATGTATACTGAACTAACCCACATGAGAATTCCATATGAAGAGATCACTTATGTCTTTGGAAAGACTCACATGATAATTATGTAAGTGATTCTTAAATTTgatatcactaagttatcttacaTACGGAGTGTTATGTTTGGATTCTGTTACACGTTGTTCTAATCAAAGGTAACAAATGAGCAGATATTGgttataacataaactatatgaagatatttaagtaatcaagatAGGATTCATCACCCTTGATGAATTAGGAGAAATGTTCCATAtgttcttaaatagtattgattgtaaatccttGTGTAAAGTGAAATGAGATTtgtaaagagtttcaaatcttattcaaagaatcaatgactaCGGTATTAAGAATAAACATGATTCGACATGGTAGACACACTCTATGTTATAATGTCTAAATcgaaaaattattgataaaaggataataattatattgagaAACTAGGAACTAAAAGGTGGAGTCAAATCccttataattttcttaatatttgagGGGGCATGACAGGTTGCTAGATAttatacttgatcttcaaataaaaatcaatcaatcattgagttgataatacattaatttgtttaatttatttaaccttattttatttatgatagtgatttatatttgaatcaaCTTATTGGGAAACCTAATGTGTCATAACATAAGAACTGTTGAccagaaattaaaatggaatgattaatcaaatatgacttgattgtaaataaattttagagaaataaaaactagaatgtaattaatacagagaattataattgtagacctaaaaacaatcaaataaagacttgattgaataagtttataaaattatcttaaaataatatatgtgatattcaAGGGGAAACCTTATTTGTTGTAGGCAACACAATTCAGCAGTGAAAACTGATTCGTTGACATCACAAATTGGCAGTAAAACAATTCATTTACATATATGTATTTTAACTTTTTGTTAATGATCTTCTTGTATagatttaacaaaatttaatgaaaagaattttaaaaaaaaacttaaggaaACATGCAATAGAAGGATAGaatccataataataataaaaaatccgtacaagaacaaaataataataataataaaaagtactGGGGAAAACTAGCTATTAAcctgcttgttatttgttttatcgTGATATGAACAACAACCACAGTTATCAGCATCAAATCACAGATCACAACTACCATCAATCCATTTTTGCCACACCATGGGCTAAATCTAGAATtaccccaaaacaaaaaaacaaaaaacttaaaaacctaACGAGATTCAAATAAGGCCTGAACTCAAGGAGGCTaataaatacacacacacacttaaaaaattataaatatcattaattaa of the Populus nigra chromosome 7, ddPopNigr1.1, whole genome shotgun sequence genome contains:
- the LOC133698949 gene encoding cytochrome P450 85A-like, which codes for MAVFFVVLVVVLFLFGISSALLRWNEVRYRKKGLPPGTMGWPIFGETTEFLKQGPNFMKNQSARYGSFFKSHILGCPTIVSMDPELNRYILMNEAKGLVPGYPQSMLDILGNCNIAAVHGSTHKYMRGALLSLISPTMIREQLLPTIDEFMRTHLSDWDSKIIDIQQMTKEMALLSALKQIAGIDSSSISQAFMPEFFKLVLGTLSLPIDLPGTNYTRGVQARKKIISMIRKVIQERRASSLSHQDMLGKLMRTQENKYKLTDEEIIDQIITILYSGYETVSTTSMMAVKYLHDHPTVLQELRKEHLAVREKKRPEDPIDLNDLKPMRFTRAVILETSRMATIVNGVLRKTTREMELNGFVIPKGWRIYVYTREINYDPHIYPEPLSFNPWRWLDKSLESQNYLFIFGGGARQCPGKELGIAEISTFLHYFVTRYRWEEVGGDTLMKFPRVEAPNGLHIRVSSH